In the genome of Candoia aspera isolate rCanAsp1 chromosome 1, rCanAsp1.hap2, whole genome shotgun sequence, one region contains:
- the LIG3 gene encoding DNA ligase 3 isoform X2: protein MPSLFAGSLRCIEFSKGNYMLLSLKAFLKAARTLHRSEKLALLPKKTPQSHTGVFRFQNRGALPLTSLWYLQPGISRFPLPAALHACRLTPLCTASEMAEQRYCVDYAKRGTAGCKKCKEKILKGMVRIGKVVPNPFTESGGDMKEWYHVKCIFEKLEKARATTKKIEDITDLEGWEELQEGEKEMINQHISELSSKTANTPKKKAIIQAKISPGGQITSPKKMPPVASDPSPKKFSSFTAKAGPCEEIASSGPAYKPSLSTEKSDPKHKDCLLREFRKLCAMVADKSSYNVKTQIIQDFLQKGTSGDGFHGDLYLTVKLLLPGVIKSVYNLNDKQIVKLFSRIFSCSQEDMVRDLEQGDVSETARIFFEQSRSCPPAAKSLLTIQEVDEFLTQLSKLSKEEEQQNLLQEIALRCTANDLKCIVRLIKHDLKMNAGAKHVLDALDPNAYEAFKASRNLHDVVERVLKNQQESQPGMKKILSVQAALMTPVQPMLAEACKSIGYAMKKCPNGMYAEIKYDGERVQVHKKGEHFSYFSRSLKPVLPHKVVHFKDFIPKAFPGGHSMILDAEVLLIDTKTGRPLPFGTLGVHKKAAFQDANVCLFVFDCIYFNEVSLMDRPLRERRKFLHDNMVEIPNRILFSEMKHVTKASDLADMINRVIREGLEGLVLKDVKSIYEPGKRHWLKVKKDYLNEGAMADTADLVVLGAFYGQGSKGGMMSIFLMGCYDPDSRKWCTVTKCAGGHDDATLARLQKELDVVKISKDPSKIPDWLKINKNYYPDFVVPDPKEAPVWEITGAEFSKAEAHTADGISIRFPRCTRIRDDKDWTTSTTLPQLRELYQLSKEKSDFLVVPAEEENSTAGSSGETEGQPKSSSPQKAAKQHSRKSPAKAKKPEASKLIERSPLKKTEGKRGEKRKAPELEGDKRKMLLDIFTGVKLYLPPSVEGFRKLKRYFIAYNGDLVQEYDATSATHVMKRMEDNPSAKHVTPEWIWECIRKRRLVTPC, encoded by the exons ATGCCGTCTCTCTTTGCGGGATCTCTCCGCTG CATTGAATTCAGCAAAGGAAATTACATGCTTCTTTCTCTCAAAGCTTTTCTGAAAGCAGCCAGGACCCTTCACAGAAGTGAGAAGTTGGCCTTGCTGCCAAAGAAGACGCCTCAGAGTCACACCGGTGTGTTCAGATTCCAAAATAGGGGTGCCTTGCCTTTGACTAGCCTGTGGTATCTCCAACCGGGCATCTCTCGCTTTCCCCTCCCAGCAGCTTTGCATGCTTGCCGTCTGACACCCCTCTGCACCGCCTCCGAGATGGCAGAGCAGCGGTACTGTGTGGACTATGCCAAGCGAGGCACCGCTGGCTGCAAGAAGTGCAAAGAGAAGATCCTCAAGGGGATGGTGCGCATTGGAAAAGTGGTGCCCAATCCCTTCACTGAATCTGGTGGGGACATGAAGGAGTGGTATCATGTCAAGTGCATATTTGAGAAACTGGAGAAGGCTCGGGCCACAACAAAGAAGATTGAAGATATCACAgatctggaaggctgggaggaaCTGCAGGAGGGTGAAAAGGAGATGATCAATCAGCACATCTCAG AACTTTCTTCCAAAACTGCAAACACTCCAAAGAAAAAGGCCATCATCCAGGCAAAGATTTCTCCTGGTGGACAAATAACATCACCCAAGAAAATGCCTCCAGTTGCTTCAGATCCTTCACCAAAGAAATTCTCAAGTTTTACAG CAAAGGCAGGTCCTTGTGAAGAAATAGCCAGCTCTGGCCCTGCCTACAAGCCAAGCTTGTCCACCGAGAAGAGTGATCCAAAGCACAAAGACTGTCTGCTGCGGGAATTCAGGAAGCTGTGTGCAATGGTGGCTGACAAATCCAGTTACAATGTCAAAACTCAGATAATTCAGGACTTTTTGCAGAAGGGAACCAGTGGAG ATGGCTTTCATGGTGATCTCTACCTAACAGTAAAGTTACTCTTGCCCGGAGTCATTAAGAGTGTTTACAACTTGAATGACAAGCAGATCGTCAAGCTCTTCAGTAGGATATTCAGCTGCAGCCAGGAAGACATGGTCCGAGACCTGGAGCAG GGTGATGTTTCGGAGACGGCGCGGATCTTTTTTGAGCAAAGCAGGTCTTGCCCTCCAGCCGCCAAGAGCCTTTTGACGATCCAAGAAGTTGATGAGTTCCTGACGCAGCTGTCCAAACTTTCCAAAGAGGAGGAGCAGCAAAATCTACTGCAAGAGATTGCATTGAG GTGCACCGCTAATGACCTGAAGTGCATCGTTCGGCTGATTAAACACGACTTGAAAATGAACGCTGGCGCAAAGCATGT ACTTGATGCATTGGACCCCAATGCTTATGAGGCTTTCAAAGCATCCCGCAACCTCCATGACGTGGTGGAGCGAGTGCTGAAGAACCAGCAAGAATCTCAGCCGGGCATGAAGAAAATTCTGAGTGTCCAGGCAGCCCTGATGACCCCAGTTCAGCCCATGCTG GCTGAAGCTTGCAAATCTATTGGGTATGCCATGAAAAAGTGTCCCAATGGCATGTATGCAGAGATTAAGTATGATGGAGAGCGTGTCCAAGTGCACAAAAAGGGAGAGCATTTCAGCTATTTCAGCCGCAGTCTGAAACCGGTTCTCCCTCACAAG GTGGTCCATTTTAAGGACTTCATCCCCAAGGCCTTTCCAGGAGGGCACAGTATGATCTTGGATGCTGAAGTTCTTCTGATAGACACCAAGACAGGGAGGCCTCTGCCTTTTGGGACCCTGGGGGTGCACAAG AAAGCTGCTTTCCAAGATGCCAATGTCTGCCTTTTTGTCTTTGATTGCATCTATTTCAATGAGGTCAGCCTGATGGACAG GCCTCTGCGTGAGCGTCGCAAATTTCTCCATGATAACATGGTGGAAATCCCCAACCGAATTCTCTTTTCAGAGATGAAGCATGTCACA AAAGCTTCAGACCTTGCAGACATGATCAACCGGGTCATTCGCGAAGGGCTGGAGGGATTAGTGCTGAAAGATGTGAAG AGCATTTATGAACCAGGAAAACGCCACTGGCTCAAAGTGAAAAAGGACTATCTGAATGAGGGAGCGATGGCAGACACAGCAGACCTGGTGGTTTTGGGTGCCTTCTATGGCCAGGGGAGCAAAG GTGGGATGATGTCCATCTTTCTCATGGGGTGCTACGATCCCGACAGCCGGAAGTGGTGCACAGTGACCAAATGTGCAGGTGGACATGATGACGCCACGCTTGCCCGGTTGCAGAAGGAATTGGACGTGGTGAAAATCAGCAAG GATCCCAGTAAAATTCCAGACTGGCTAAAGATTAATAAGAATTATTATCCTGATTTCGTTGTTCCAGACCCAAAG GAAGCACCAGTCTGGGAGATTACAGGTGCTGAATTCTCTAAAGCAGAGGCCCACACTGCTGATGGGATCTCCATCCGCTTCCCCCGGTGTACTCGTATCCGGGATGATAAAGACTGGACGACATCCACCACCCTCCCACAACTCAGG GAGCTGTACCAGTTATCCAAAGAGAAATCGGACTTCCTGGTGGTTCCTGCAGAGGAGGAGAACTCCACAGCGGGCAGCAGCGGAGAGACTGAGGGCCAGCCCAAATCGTCTTCTCCTCAGAAGGCTGCAAAACAGCACTCCAGGAAGTCCCCTGCGAAAGCCAAGAAGCCTGAAG ccAGCAAACTGATAGAAAGGTCTCCATTGAAGAAAACAGAGGGAAAgcgaggggaaaaaaggaaagcaccCGAGCTGGAGGGGGACAAAAGAAAG ATGCTACTGGACATTTTCACTGGGGTTAAGCTTTATCTTCCTCCTTCTGTGGAGGGTTTCAGGAAACTCAAGCGTTATTTCATAGCCTATAATGGAGACCTGGTTCAAGAGTACGATGCTACTTCAGCAACTCACGTGATGAAGAGGATGGAAGACAACCCATCGGCTAAGCATGTGACCCCTGAGTGGATTTGGGAATGCATTCGGAAGAGAAGGCTGGTAACTCCGTGCTAG
- the LIG3 gene encoding DNA ligase 3 isoform X1 encodes MPSLFAGSLRCIEFSKGNYMLLSLKAFLKAARTLHRSEKLALLPKKTPQSHTGVFRFQNRGALPLTSLWYLQPGISRFPLPAALHACRLTPLCTASEMAEQRYCVDYAKRGTAGCKKCKEKILKGMVRIGKVVPNPFTESGGDMKEWYHVKCIFEKLEKARATTKKIEDITDLEGWEELQEGEKEMINQHISELSSKTANTPKKKAIIQAKISPGGQITSPKKMPPVASDPSPKKFSSFTAKAGPCEEIASSGPAYKPSLSTEKSDPKHKDCLLREFRKLCAMVADKSSYNVKTQIIQDFLQKGTSGDGFHGDLYLTVKLLLPGVIKSVYNLNDKQIVKLFSRIFSCSQEDMVRDLEQGDVSETARIFFEQSRSCPPAAKSLLTIQEVDEFLTQLSKLSKEEEQQNLLQEIALRCTANDLKCIVRLIKHDLKMNAGAKHVLDALDPNAYEAFKASRNLHDVVERVLKNQQESQPGMKKILSVQAALMTPVQPMLAEACKSIGYAMKKCPNGMYAEIKYDGERVQVHKKGEHFSYFSRSLKPVLPHKVVHFKDFIPKAFPGGHSMILDAEVLLIDTKTGRPLPFGTLGVHKKAAFQDANVCLFVFDCIYFNEVSLMDRPLRERRKFLHDNMVEIPNRILFSEMKHVTKASDLADMINRVIREGLEGLVLKDVKSIYEPGKRHWLKVKKDYLNEGAMADTADLVVLGAFYGQGSKGGMMSIFLMGCYDPDSRKWCTVTKCAGGHDDATLARLQKELDVVKISKDPSKIPDWLKINKNYYPDFVVPDPKEAPVWEITGAEFSKAEAHTADGISIRFPRCTRIRDDKDWTTSTTLPQLRELYQLSKEKSDFLVVPAEEENSTAGSSGETEGQPKSSSPQKAAKQHSRKSPAKAKKPEASKLIERSPLKKTEGKRGEKRKAPELEGDKRKQMLLDIFTGVKLYLPPSVEGFRKLKRYFIAYNGDLVQEYDATSATHVMKRMEDNPSAKHVTPEWIWECIRKRRLVTPC; translated from the exons ATGCCGTCTCTCTTTGCGGGATCTCTCCGCTG CATTGAATTCAGCAAAGGAAATTACATGCTTCTTTCTCTCAAAGCTTTTCTGAAAGCAGCCAGGACCCTTCACAGAAGTGAGAAGTTGGCCTTGCTGCCAAAGAAGACGCCTCAGAGTCACACCGGTGTGTTCAGATTCCAAAATAGGGGTGCCTTGCCTTTGACTAGCCTGTGGTATCTCCAACCGGGCATCTCTCGCTTTCCCCTCCCAGCAGCTTTGCATGCTTGCCGTCTGACACCCCTCTGCACCGCCTCCGAGATGGCAGAGCAGCGGTACTGTGTGGACTATGCCAAGCGAGGCACCGCTGGCTGCAAGAAGTGCAAAGAGAAGATCCTCAAGGGGATGGTGCGCATTGGAAAAGTGGTGCCCAATCCCTTCACTGAATCTGGTGGGGACATGAAGGAGTGGTATCATGTCAAGTGCATATTTGAGAAACTGGAGAAGGCTCGGGCCACAACAAAGAAGATTGAAGATATCACAgatctggaaggctgggaggaaCTGCAGGAGGGTGAAAAGGAGATGATCAATCAGCACATCTCAG AACTTTCTTCCAAAACTGCAAACACTCCAAAGAAAAAGGCCATCATCCAGGCAAAGATTTCTCCTGGTGGACAAATAACATCACCCAAGAAAATGCCTCCAGTTGCTTCAGATCCTTCACCAAAGAAATTCTCAAGTTTTACAG CAAAGGCAGGTCCTTGTGAAGAAATAGCCAGCTCTGGCCCTGCCTACAAGCCAAGCTTGTCCACCGAGAAGAGTGATCCAAAGCACAAAGACTGTCTGCTGCGGGAATTCAGGAAGCTGTGTGCAATGGTGGCTGACAAATCCAGTTACAATGTCAAAACTCAGATAATTCAGGACTTTTTGCAGAAGGGAACCAGTGGAG ATGGCTTTCATGGTGATCTCTACCTAACAGTAAAGTTACTCTTGCCCGGAGTCATTAAGAGTGTTTACAACTTGAATGACAAGCAGATCGTCAAGCTCTTCAGTAGGATATTCAGCTGCAGCCAGGAAGACATGGTCCGAGACCTGGAGCAG GGTGATGTTTCGGAGACGGCGCGGATCTTTTTTGAGCAAAGCAGGTCTTGCCCTCCAGCCGCCAAGAGCCTTTTGACGATCCAAGAAGTTGATGAGTTCCTGACGCAGCTGTCCAAACTTTCCAAAGAGGAGGAGCAGCAAAATCTACTGCAAGAGATTGCATTGAG GTGCACCGCTAATGACCTGAAGTGCATCGTTCGGCTGATTAAACACGACTTGAAAATGAACGCTGGCGCAAAGCATGT ACTTGATGCATTGGACCCCAATGCTTATGAGGCTTTCAAAGCATCCCGCAACCTCCATGACGTGGTGGAGCGAGTGCTGAAGAACCAGCAAGAATCTCAGCCGGGCATGAAGAAAATTCTGAGTGTCCAGGCAGCCCTGATGACCCCAGTTCAGCCCATGCTG GCTGAAGCTTGCAAATCTATTGGGTATGCCATGAAAAAGTGTCCCAATGGCATGTATGCAGAGATTAAGTATGATGGAGAGCGTGTCCAAGTGCACAAAAAGGGAGAGCATTTCAGCTATTTCAGCCGCAGTCTGAAACCGGTTCTCCCTCACAAG GTGGTCCATTTTAAGGACTTCATCCCCAAGGCCTTTCCAGGAGGGCACAGTATGATCTTGGATGCTGAAGTTCTTCTGATAGACACCAAGACAGGGAGGCCTCTGCCTTTTGGGACCCTGGGGGTGCACAAG AAAGCTGCTTTCCAAGATGCCAATGTCTGCCTTTTTGTCTTTGATTGCATCTATTTCAATGAGGTCAGCCTGATGGACAG GCCTCTGCGTGAGCGTCGCAAATTTCTCCATGATAACATGGTGGAAATCCCCAACCGAATTCTCTTTTCAGAGATGAAGCATGTCACA AAAGCTTCAGACCTTGCAGACATGATCAACCGGGTCATTCGCGAAGGGCTGGAGGGATTAGTGCTGAAAGATGTGAAG AGCATTTATGAACCAGGAAAACGCCACTGGCTCAAAGTGAAAAAGGACTATCTGAATGAGGGAGCGATGGCAGACACAGCAGACCTGGTGGTTTTGGGTGCCTTCTATGGCCAGGGGAGCAAAG GTGGGATGATGTCCATCTTTCTCATGGGGTGCTACGATCCCGACAGCCGGAAGTGGTGCACAGTGACCAAATGTGCAGGTGGACATGATGACGCCACGCTTGCCCGGTTGCAGAAGGAATTGGACGTGGTGAAAATCAGCAAG GATCCCAGTAAAATTCCAGACTGGCTAAAGATTAATAAGAATTATTATCCTGATTTCGTTGTTCCAGACCCAAAG GAAGCACCAGTCTGGGAGATTACAGGTGCTGAATTCTCTAAAGCAGAGGCCCACACTGCTGATGGGATCTCCATCCGCTTCCCCCGGTGTACTCGTATCCGGGATGATAAAGACTGGACGACATCCACCACCCTCCCACAACTCAGG GAGCTGTACCAGTTATCCAAAGAGAAATCGGACTTCCTGGTGGTTCCTGCAGAGGAGGAGAACTCCACAGCGGGCAGCAGCGGAGAGACTGAGGGCCAGCCCAAATCGTCTTCTCCTCAGAAGGCTGCAAAACAGCACTCCAGGAAGTCCCCTGCGAAAGCCAAGAAGCCTGAAG ccAGCAAACTGATAGAAAGGTCTCCATTGAAGAAAACAGAGGGAAAgcgaggggaaaaaaggaaagcaccCGAGCTGGAGGGGGACAAAAGAAAG CAGATGCTACTGGACATTTTCACTGGGGTTAAGCTTTATCTTCCTCCTTCTGTGGAGGGTTTCAGGAAACTCAAGCGTTATTTCATAGCCTATAATGGAGACCTGGTTCAAGAGTACGATGCTACTTCAGCAACTCACGTGATGAAGAGGATGGAAGACAACCCATCGGCTAAGCATGTGACCCCTGAGTGGATTTGGGAATGCATTCGGAAGAGAAGGCTGGTAACTCCGTGCTAG
- the LIG3 gene encoding DNA ligase 3 isoform X4 — MVADKSSYNVKTQIIQDFLQKGTSGDGFHGDLYLTVKLLLPGVIKSVYNLNDKQIVKLFSRIFSCSQEDMVRDLEQGDVSETARIFFEQSRSCPPAAKSLLTIQEVDEFLTQLSKLSKEEEQQNLLQEIALRCTANDLKCIVRLIKHDLKMNAGAKHVLDALDPNAYEAFKASRNLHDVVERVLKNQQESQPGMKKILSVQAALMTPVQPMLAEACKSIGYAMKKCPNGMYAEIKYDGERVQVHKKGEHFSYFSRSLKPVLPHKVVHFKDFIPKAFPGGHSMILDAEVLLIDTKTGRPLPFGTLGVHKKAAFQDANVCLFVFDCIYFNEVSLMDRPLRERRKFLHDNMVEIPNRILFSEMKHVTKASDLADMINRVIREGLEGLVLKDVKSIYEPGKRHWLKVKKDYLNEGAMADTADLVVLGAFYGQGSKGGMMSIFLMGCYDPDSRKWCTVTKCAGGHDDATLARLQKELDVVKISKDPSKIPDWLKINKNYYPDFVVPDPKEAPVWEITGAEFSKAEAHTADGISIRFPRCTRIRDDKDWTTSTTLPQLRELYQLSKEKSDFLVVPAEEENSTAGSSGETEGQPKSSSPQKAAKQHSRKSPAKAKKPEASKLIERSPLKKTEGKRGEKRKAPELEGDKRKQMLLDIFTGVKLYLPPSVEGFRKLKRYFIAYNGDLVQEYDATSATHVMKRMEDNPSAKHVTPEWIWECIRKRRLVTPC; from the exons ATGGTGGCTGACAAATCCAGTTACAATGTCAAAACTCAGATAATTCAGGACTTTTTGCAGAAGGGAACCAGTGGAG ATGGCTTTCATGGTGATCTCTACCTAACAGTAAAGTTACTCTTGCCCGGAGTCATTAAGAGTGTTTACAACTTGAATGACAAGCAGATCGTCAAGCTCTTCAGTAGGATATTCAGCTGCAGCCAGGAAGACATGGTCCGAGACCTGGAGCAG GGTGATGTTTCGGAGACGGCGCGGATCTTTTTTGAGCAAAGCAGGTCTTGCCCTCCAGCCGCCAAGAGCCTTTTGACGATCCAAGAAGTTGATGAGTTCCTGACGCAGCTGTCCAAACTTTCCAAAGAGGAGGAGCAGCAAAATCTACTGCAAGAGATTGCATTGAG GTGCACCGCTAATGACCTGAAGTGCATCGTTCGGCTGATTAAACACGACTTGAAAATGAACGCTGGCGCAAAGCATGT ACTTGATGCATTGGACCCCAATGCTTATGAGGCTTTCAAAGCATCCCGCAACCTCCATGACGTGGTGGAGCGAGTGCTGAAGAACCAGCAAGAATCTCAGCCGGGCATGAAGAAAATTCTGAGTGTCCAGGCAGCCCTGATGACCCCAGTTCAGCCCATGCTG GCTGAAGCTTGCAAATCTATTGGGTATGCCATGAAAAAGTGTCCCAATGGCATGTATGCAGAGATTAAGTATGATGGAGAGCGTGTCCAAGTGCACAAAAAGGGAGAGCATTTCAGCTATTTCAGCCGCAGTCTGAAACCGGTTCTCCCTCACAAG GTGGTCCATTTTAAGGACTTCATCCCCAAGGCCTTTCCAGGAGGGCACAGTATGATCTTGGATGCTGAAGTTCTTCTGATAGACACCAAGACAGGGAGGCCTCTGCCTTTTGGGACCCTGGGGGTGCACAAG AAAGCTGCTTTCCAAGATGCCAATGTCTGCCTTTTTGTCTTTGATTGCATCTATTTCAATGAGGTCAGCCTGATGGACAG GCCTCTGCGTGAGCGTCGCAAATTTCTCCATGATAACATGGTGGAAATCCCCAACCGAATTCTCTTTTCAGAGATGAAGCATGTCACA AAAGCTTCAGACCTTGCAGACATGATCAACCGGGTCATTCGCGAAGGGCTGGAGGGATTAGTGCTGAAAGATGTGAAG AGCATTTATGAACCAGGAAAACGCCACTGGCTCAAAGTGAAAAAGGACTATCTGAATGAGGGAGCGATGGCAGACACAGCAGACCTGGTGGTTTTGGGTGCCTTCTATGGCCAGGGGAGCAAAG GTGGGATGATGTCCATCTTTCTCATGGGGTGCTACGATCCCGACAGCCGGAAGTGGTGCACAGTGACCAAATGTGCAGGTGGACATGATGACGCCACGCTTGCCCGGTTGCAGAAGGAATTGGACGTGGTGAAAATCAGCAAG GATCCCAGTAAAATTCCAGACTGGCTAAAGATTAATAAGAATTATTATCCTGATTTCGTTGTTCCAGACCCAAAG GAAGCACCAGTCTGGGAGATTACAGGTGCTGAATTCTCTAAAGCAGAGGCCCACACTGCTGATGGGATCTCCATCCGCTTCCCCCGGTGTACTCGTATCCGGGATGATAAAGACTGGACGACATCCACCACCCTCCCACAACTCAGG GAGCTGTACCAGTTATCCAAAGAGAAATCGGACTTCCTGGTGGTTCCTGCAGAGGAGGAGAACTCCACAGCGGGCAGCAGCGGAGAGACTGAGGGCCAGCCCAAATCGTCTTCTCCTCAGAAGGCTGCAAAACAGCACTCCAGGAAGTCCCCTGCGAAAGCCAAGAAGCCTGAAG ccAGCAAACTGATAGAAAGGTCTCCATTGAAGAAAACAGAGGGAAAgcgaggggaaaaaaggaaagcaccCGAGCTGGAGGGGGACAAAAGAAAG CAGATGCTACTGGACATTTTCACTGGGGTTAAGCTTTATCTTCCTCCTTCTGTGGAGGGTTTCAGGAAACTCAAGCGTTATTTCATAGCCTATAATGGAGACCTGGTTCAAGAGTACGATGCTACTTCAGCAACTCACGTGATGAAGAGGATGGAAGACAACCCATCGGCTAAGCATGTGACCCCTGAGTGGATTTGGGAATGCATTCGGAAGAGAAGGCTGGTAACTCCGTGCTAG
- the LIG3 gene encoding DNA ligase 3 isoform X3, which produces MPSLFAGSLRCIEFSKGNYMLLSLKAFLKAARTLHRSEKLALLPKKTPQSHTGVFRFQNRGALPLTSLWYLQPGISRFPLPAALHACRLTPLCTASEMAEQRYCVDYAKRGTAGCKKCKEKILKGMVRIGKVVPNPFTESGGDMKEWYHVKCIFEKLEKARATTKKIEDITDLEGWEELQEGEKEMINQHISELSSKTANTPKKKAIIQAKISPGGQITSPKKMPPVASDPSPKKFSSFTAKAGPCEEIASSGPAYKPSLSTEKSDPKHKDCLLREFRKLCAMVADKSSYNVKTQIIQDFLQKGTSGDGFHGDLYLTVKLLLPGVIKSVYNLNDKQIVKLFSRIFSCSQEDMVRDLEQGDVSETARIFFEQSRSCPPAAKSLLTIQEVDEFLTQLSKLSKEEEQQNLLQEIALRCTANDLKCIVRLIKHDLKMNAGAKHVLDALDPNAYEAFKASRNLHDVVERVLKNQQESQPGMKKILSVQAALMTPVQPMLAEACKSIGYAMKKCPNGMYAEIKYDGERVQVHKKGEHFSYFSRSLKPVLPHKVVHFKDFIPKAFPGGHSMILDAEVLLIDTKTGRPLPFGTLGVHKKAAFQDANVCLFVFDCIYFNEVSLMDRPLRERRKFLHDNMVEIPNRILFSEMKHVTKASDLADMINRVIREGLEGLVLKDVKSIYEPGKRHWLKVKKDYLNEGAMADTADLVVLGAFYGQGSKGGMMSIFLMGCYDPDSRKWCTVTKCAGGHDDATLARLQKELDVVKISKDPSKIPDWLKINKNYYPDFVVPDPKEAPVWEITGAEFSKAEAHTADGISIRFPRCTRIRDDKDWTTSTTLPQLRELYQLSKEKSDFLVVPAEEENSTAGSSGETEGQPKSSSPQKAAKQHSRKSPAKAKKPEASKLIERSPLKKTEGKRGEKRKAPELEGDKRKVICCQSPIEDMLRTQLKASQKHPSGHFSFLLIRNKC; this is translated from the exons ATGCCGTCTCTCTTTGCGGGATCTCTCCGCTG CATTGAATTCAGCAAAGGAAATTACATGCTTCTTTCTCTCAAAGCTTTTCTGAAAGCAGCCAGGACCCTTCACAGAAGTGAGAAGTTGGCCTTGCTGCCAAAGAAGACGCCTCAGAGTCACACCGGTGTGTTCAGATTCCAAAATAGGGGTGCCTTGCCTTTGACTAGCCTGTGGTATCTCCAACCGGGCATCTCTCGCTTTCCCCTCCCAGCAGCTTTGCATGCTTGCCGTCTGACACCCCTCTGCACCGCCTCCGAGATGGCAGAGCAGCGGTACTGTGTGGACTATGCCAAGCGAGGCACCGCTGGCTGCAAGAAGTGCAAAGAGAAGATCCTCAAGGGGATGGTGCGCATTGGAAAAGTGGTGCCCAATCCCTTCACTGAATCTGGTGGGGACATGAAGGAGTGGTATCATGTCAAGTGCATATTTGAGAAACTGGAGAAGGCTCGGGCCACAACAAAGAAGATTGAAGATATCACAgatctggaaggctgggaggaaCTGCAGGAGGGTGAAAAGGAGATGATCAATCAGCACATCTCAG AACTTTCTTCCAAAACTGCAAACACTCCAAAGAAAAAGGCCATCATCCAGGCAAAGATTTCTCCTGGTGGACAAATAACATCACCCAAGAAAATGCCTCCAGTTGCTTCAGATCCTTCACCAAAGAAATTCTCAAGTTTTACAG CAAAGGCAGGTCCTTGTGAAGAAATAGCCAGCTCTGGCCCTGCCTACAAGCCAAGCTTGTCCACCGAGAAGAGTGATCCAAAGCACAAAGACTGTCTGCTGCGGGAATTCAGGAAGCTGTGTGCAATGGTGGCTGACAAATCCAGTTACAATGTCAAAACTCAGATAATTCAGGACTTTTTGCAGAAGGGAACCAGTGGAG ATGGCTTTCATGGTGATCTCTACCTAACAGTAAAGTTACTCTTGCCCGGAGTCATTAAGAGTGTTTACAACTTGAATGACAAGCAGATCGTCAAGCTCTTCAGTAGGATATTCAGCTGCAGCCAGGAAGACATGGTCCGAGACCTGGAGCAG GGTGATGTTTCGGAGACGGCGCGGATCTTTTTTGAGCAAAGCAGGTCTTGCCCTCCAGCCGCCAAGAGCCTTTTGACGATCCAAGAAGTTGATGAGTTCCTGACGCAGCTGTCCAAACTTTCCAAAGAGGAGGAGCAGCAAAATCTACTGCAAGAGATTGCATTGAG GTGCACCGCTAATGACCTGAAGTGCATCGTTCGGCTGATTAAACACGACTTGAAAATGAACGCTGGCGCAAAGCATGT ACTTGATGCATTGGACCCCAATGCTTATGAGGCTTTCAAAGCATCCCGCAACCTCCATGACGTGGTGGAGCGAGTGCTGAAGAACCAGCAAGAATCTCAGCCGGGCATGAAGAAAATTCTGAGTGTCCAGGCAGCCCTGATGACCCCAGTTCAGCCCATGCTG GCTGAAGCTTGCAAATCTATTGGGTATGCCATGAAAAAGTGTCCCAATGGCATGTATGCAGAGATTAAGTATGATGGAGAGCGTGTCCAAGTGCACAAAAAGGGAGAGCATTTCAGCTATTTCAGCCGCAGTCTGAAACCGGTTCTCCCTCACAAG GTGGTCCATTTTAAGGACTTCATCCCCAAGGCCTTTCCAGGAGGGCACAGTATGATCTTGGATGCTGAAGTTCTTCTGATAGACACCAAGACAGGGAGGCCTCTGCCTTTTGGGACCCTGGGGGTGCACAAG AAAGCTGCTTTCCAAGATGCCAATGTCTGCCTTTTTGTCTTTGATTGCATCTATTTCAATGAGGTCAGCCTGATGGACAG GCCTCTGCGTGAGCGTCGCAAATTTCTCCATGATAACATGGTGGAAATCCCCAACCGAATTCTCTTTTCAGAGATGAAGCATGTCACA AAAGCTTCAGACCTTGCAGACATGATCAACCGGGTCATTCGCGAAGGGCTGGAGGGATTAGTGCTGAAAGATGTGAAG AGCATTTATGAACCAGGAAAACGCCACTGGCTCAAAGTGAAAAAGGACTATCTGAATGAGGGAGCGATGGCAGACACAGCAGACCTGGTGGTTTTGGGTGCCTTCTATGGCCAGGGGAGCAAAG GTGGGATGATGTCCATCTTTCTCATGGGGTGCTACGATCCCGACAGCCGGAAGTGGTGCACAGTGACCAAATGTGCAGGTGGACATGATGACGCCACGCTTGCCCGGTTGCAGAAGGAATTGGACGTGGTGAAAATCAGCAAG GATCCCAGTAAAATTCCAGACTGGCTAAAGATTAATAAGAATTATTATCCTGATTTCGTTGTTCCAGACCCAAAG GAAGCACCAGTCTGGGAGATTACAGGTGCTGAATTCTCTAAAGCAGAGGCCCACACTGCTGATGGGATCTCCATCCGCTTCCCCCGGTGTACTCGTATCCGGGATGATAAAGACTGGACGACATCCACCACCCTCCCACAACTCAGG GAGCTGTACCAGTTATCCAAAGAGAAATCGGACTTCCTGGTGGTTCCTGCAGAGGAGGAGAACTCCACAGCGGGCAGCAGCGGAGAGACTGAGGGCCAGCCCAAATCGTCTTCTCCTCAGAAGGCTGCAAAACAGCACTCCAGGAAGTCCCCTGCGAAAGCCAAGAAGCCTGAAG ccAGCAAACTGATAGAAAGGTCTCCATTGAAGAAAACAGAGGGAAAgcgaggggaaaaaaggaaagcaccCGAGCTGGAGGGGGACAAAAGAAAG GTAATCTGCTGCCAGTCACCAATAGAGGATATGCTGAGAACACAGCTGAAAGCTTCCCAAAAGCATCCGAGTGGccacttctccttcctcctcattAGAAACAAATGTTGA